A single region of the Rhizobium sp. NLR16a genome encodes:
- a CDS encoding YoaK family protein, whose translation MTRARRRRIIRTRRTLTGLALVGSISFLAGMTDATGLLLTGDFVSFMTGNTTRAALALGQGNLYHAAVLISAILVFVLGNATGIVIAHVSERRIFVVLGCVGAVLALASMTTAESLMLVRFYMIVCSMGMVNAAVEHIEGLPIGLTYVTGALSRFGRGIGRWIIGDRRVEWTIQLVPWGGMMLGAIAGAVLTRLTGAHALWLVSIFAMALALVAMFIPRPLQRRFNQKLAPHHTGALR comes from the coding sequence ATGACCAGAGCAAGACGCCGCCGTATCATTCGTACACGACGAACCCTGACCGGGCTCGCCCTCGTCGGTTCGATTTCATTTCTGGCCGGCATGACCGATGCGACCGGGCTGCTGCTGACCGGCGATTTCGTCTCCTTCATGACGGGGAATACGACGCGGGCCGCACTCGCGCTGGGCCAGGGCAATCTTTATCATGCGGCGGTGCTGATCTCCGCCATTCTCGTTTTCGTGCTCGGCAATGCGACCGGTATCGTCATCGCCCATGTCTCCGAGCGGCGCATCTTCGTCGTTCTCGGCTGCGTCGGGGCCGTTCTGGCGCTTGCTTCGATGACGACGGCTGAGAGCCTGATGCTGGTGCGGTTCTACATGATCGTTTGTTCCATGGGCATGGTGAACGCCGCCGTCGAACATATCGAAGGCCTGCCGATCGGCCTGACTTATGTCACAGGCGCACTGTCGCGTTTCGGCCGCGGCATCGGCCGCTGGATTATCGGCGATCGCCGTGTCGAATGGACGATCCAGCTCGTCCCCTGGGGCGGCATGATGCTCGGCGCGATCGCCGGTGCCGTCCTGACCCGGTTGACCGGCGCCCATGCCTTGTGGCTGGTCTCCATCTTTGCCATGGCGCTGGCGCTTGTCGCCATGTTCATTCCCCGGCCGCTTCAGCGGCGCTTCAACCAGAAGCTCGCGCCGCATCACACGGGCGCCCTGCGCTAG
- the irrA gene encoding iron response transcriptional regulator IrrA — protein MTGALPIAIEVRLRRAGLRPTRQRVALGDLLFAKGDRHLTVEELHEEAVAAGVPVSLATVYNTLHQFTEAGLIRVLAVESAKTYFDTNVSDHHHFFIEGHNEVLDIPVSNLTIGNLPEPPEGLEIAHVDVVIRLRAKQG, from the coding sequence ATGACGGGTGCACTCCCGATCGCAATAGAGGTAAGGCTGCGCCGCGCGGGCCTTCGCCCCACACGCCAGCGCGTCGCGCTCGGCGACCTCCTGTTTGCCAAGGGCGACCGGCATTTGACCGTCGAGGAACTGCATGAGGAGGCGGTTGCCGCCGGGGTGCCGGTTTCGCTGGCGACCGTCTATAACACGCTGCACCAGTTCACCGAAGCCGGTCTCATCCGCGTTCTCGCCGTCGAGAGCGCCAAGACCTATTTCGACACCAATGTTTCCGACCACCACCATTTCTTCATCGAAGGCCATAACGAGGTGCTCGACATTCCCGTCAGCAACCTGACGATCGGCAATCTGCCGGAGCCGCCCGAAGGTTTGGAGATCGCTCATGTCGACGTGGTGATCCGCCTGCGAGCCAAGCAAGGCTGA
- a CDS encoding class I SAM-dependent methyltransferase translates to MSRETLKTLFHPFASGTIQPPGEGERVLFLGAEAGFALPEGFAASLSAVQGFRPLYRQLLAQRIEATPEIDGEDYDAALVLCTKHKGENEANLAAAIARTRAGGLIVVAGAKEDGVQPLRKRMEGFGLAIDHMPKYHGVAFWFGRPAEAGGIISKLAKAPVRVDNRFHATAGMFSHDRIDAGSELLASRLPQDFTGDVADFGAGWGYLSVEMAQRSRGLARLDLYEANHAALEAARGNLAENCPNAPARFFWHDLAGEPVKDKYDLVIMNPPFHEGHAAEPSLGQAMIKTAASAVRGGGRLMLVANRGLPYEPVLAANFRESGETCRNARFKVLWAKK, encoded by the coding sequence ATGAGCCGCGAAACGTTGAAGACCCTATTCCATCCGTTTGCCAGCGGTACAATCCAGCCGCCCGGCGAAGGCGAGCGTGTGCTCTTTCTCGGCGCCGAAGCAGGCTTTGCGCTGCCGGAAGGTTTTGCCGCCTCGCTCAGCGCCGTCCAGGGCTTCCGGCCGCTCTACCGCCAGCTGCTGGCGCAGCGGATCGAAGCCACACCTGAGATCGACGGCGAGGACTATGACGCAGCACTCGTGCTCTGCACCAAGCACAAAGGCGAGAACGAGGCCAACCTCGCCGCCGCGATCGCCCGCACGCGGGCCGGCGGGCTGATCGTCGTCGCCGGCGCCAAGGAAGACGGCGTCCAGCCGCTGCGCAAGCGGATGGAAGGTTTCGGCCTCGCCATCGACCACATGCCGAAATATCACGGCGTCGCCTTCTGGTTCGGACGGCCGGCCGAGGCCGGCGGCATCATCTCCAAACTGGCAAAGGCGCCGGTGCGCGTCGATAATCGCTTCCATGCGACAGCCGGCATGTTCTCGCATGATCGGATCGATGCCGGATCGGAACTGCTCGCCTCGCGCCTGCCGCAGGATTTTACCGGCGACGTCGCAGATTTCGGCGCCGGATGGGGCTATCTCTCGGTCGAGATGGCACAGAGATCGCGCGGGCTGGCCCGCCTTGACCTCTATGAGGCCAATCACGCGGCCCTGGAGGCCGCGCGGGGTAACCTGGCGGAGAACTGCCCGAACGCGCCAGCGCGCTTCTTCTGGCACGATCTGGCGGGCGAGCCGGTCAAGGACAAATACGACCTCGTCATCATGAACCCGCCCTTCCACGAGGGCCATGCCGCCGAGCCATCGCTCGGCCAGGCGATGATCAAGACAGCCGCCTCCGCCGTTCGCGGCGGCGGCAGGCTGATGCTGGTCGCCAATCGCGGCCTGCCTTATGAGCCTGTTCTGGCAGCGAACTTCAGGGAAAGCGGCGAAACCTGCCGCAATGCCCGCTTCAAGGTTCTGTGGGCGAAGAAATAA
- a CDS encoding GIY-YIG nuclease family protein, translating to MKYVYILNSVELPDRYYVGVTGDLKSRLAKHNAGEVSHTSKYAPWSLKTYLAFSDEAQAFAFEKYLKSASGRAFAKKRL from the coding sequence ATGAAATATGTCTACATTCTCAATAGTGTCGAACTTCCGGATCGCTATTACGTTGGCGTGACGGGCGACCTGAAGTCGCGTCTGGCAAAACATAATGCCGGAGAAGTTTCTCATACCTCGAAATACGCCCCTTGGTCTCTCAAGACCTATCTCGCCTTCTCCGACGAAGCGCAGGCCTTTGCCTTTGAGAAGTATTTGAAGTCGGCTTCCGGCAGAGCATTCGCAAAGAAAAGACTCTAG
- the fabB gene encoding beta-ketoacyl-ACP synthase I, whose amino-acid sequence MRRVVVTGLGIVSSIGSDAAEVTESLRQAKSGISFSNDFAEHGFKCQVWGSPKLGQAELGELVDRRAMRFLSQGGAWNHVAMKQAIADSGLEETDYAQNERVGIIMGSGGPSTRTLIEAAEITVKNHSPKRIGPFAVPKAMSSTASATLATWFKIHGVNYSISSACSTSAHCIGNATEMIQWGKQDMMFAGGHEDLDWTMSNLFDAMGAMSSKYNDTPDTASRAYDVNRDGFVIAGGAGVLVLEELEHAKARSAKIYAEIVGYGATSDGYDMVAPSGEGAVRCMRQALSTVKGDVDYINTHGTSTPVGDSKEIGAIREVFGTKIPHIQSTKSLTGHSLGAAGVQESIYSLLMMQQGFIGESAHIAELDPEFEGVPIVRKRIDNAKIDIALSNSFGFGGTNATLVFQRYNG is encoded by the coding sequence ATGAGACGGGTAGTTGTCACGGGTCTGGGTATCGTTTCCTCGATCGGAAGCGATGCGGCCGAAGTCACCGAATCCTTGCGCCAGGCAAAGTCGGGTATCTCCTTTTCCAACGATTTCGCCGAACACGGCTTCAAGTGCCAGGTCTGGGGCAGCCCCAAGCTCGGCCAGGCGGAACTTGGCGAACTGGTCGATCGCCGCGCCATGCGCTTCCTGTCGCAGGGCGGCGCCTGGAACCATGTCGCCATGAAGCAGGCGATCGCCGATTCCGGTCTGGAAGAGACGGACTACGCACAGAACGAGCGCGTCGGCATCATCATGGGATCCGGTGGCCCGTCCACCCGCACACTCATCGAGGCGGCCGAGATCACCGTAAAGAACCACAGCCCGAAGCGCATCGGCCCCTTCGCCGTGCCGAAGGCGATGTCGTCAACCGCATCGGCCACACTCGCCACCTGGTTCAAGATCCACGGCGTCAACTATTCGATCTCGTCGGCCTGCTCGACCTCGGCGCATTGCATCGGCAATGCCACTGAAATGATCCAGTGGGGCAAGCAGGACATGATGTTTGCCGGCGGCCACGAAGATCTCGACTGGACGATGTCCAACCTCTTCGACGCGATGGGGGCCATGTCCTCCAAATATAACGACACGCCCGATACTGCCTCGCGCGCCTATGACGTCAACCGCGACGGTTTCGTCATCGCCGGCGGCGCCGGCGTGCTGGTGCTGGAGGAGCTGGAGCACGCCAAGGCCCGCAGCGCCAAAATCTACGCCGAAATCGTCGGCTACGGCGCCACCTCTGATGGTTACGACATGGTCGCTCCCTCGGGCGAGGGCGCTGTCCGCTGCATGCGCCAGGCGCTTTCCACCGTCAAAGGCGATGTCGACTATATCAACACCCACGGCACATCGACGCCGGTCGGCGACAGCAAGGAAATCGGCGCCATCCGCGAGGTGTTCGGCACCAAGATCCCGCATATCCAATCTACCAAGTCGCTGACGGGCCATTCGCTCGGTGCGGCCGGCGTGCAGGAATCGATCTATTCCCTGCTGATGATGCAGCAAGGTTTCATCGGCGAAAGCGCCCATATCGCCGAGCTCGATCCCGAATTCGAAGGTGTGCCGATTGTGCGCAAGCGAATCGACAATGCGAAGATCGATATCGCTCTCTCCAATTCCTTCGGCTTTGGCGGGACGAACGCCACGCTCGTCTTCCAGCGCTATAACGGATAA
- a CDS encoding trimeric intracellular cation channel family protein, protein MSLLVYLDYAGIALFAATGALAASRKQLDLIGFLFFAMVTGTGGGTVRDIVLGRVPVFWVLNPAYILVCCIMGVIVFFTAHLLESRYRLLIWLDAIGLAAYCVLGAAKGLAATGSPTIAIVTGTLTATFGGILRDLMANEPSVLLRPEIYVTAALVGAGVFTLANALGMPLYLASGCGVVAAFAVRGGALWFGWTFPIYKHKPGRHPDDVM, encoded by the coding sequence ATGTCCTTGCTCGTCTATCTCGATTATGCCGGCATTGCGCTGTTTGCCGCGACAGGCGCGCTCGCCGCCTCGCGCAAGCAGCTCGATCTGATCGGCTTTCTGTTTTTTGCCATGGTCACGGGAACCGGCGGCGGCACCGTGCGCGACATCGTGCTCGGCCGTGTACCGGTCTTCTGGGTGCTGAACCCTGCCTATATCCTCGTCTGCTGCATCATGGGCGTGATTGTCTTCTTCACCGCCCATCTGCTGGAATCGCGCTATCGCCTGCTGATCTGGCTGGATGCGATCGGCCTTGCCGCCTATTGCGTTCTGGGTGCCGCCAAGGGACTTGCCGCTACCGGCTCGCCGACCATCGCGATCGTCACCGGCACACTGACGGCGACCTTCGGCGGCATCCTGCGCGATCTGATGGCAAACGAGCCTTCGGTGCTGTTGCGGCCGGAAATCTATGTGACGGCGGCGCTGGTCGGGGCCGGCGTGTTCACGCTCGCCAATGCGTTGGGAATGCCGCTCTATCTCGCCTCCGGCTGCGGCGTTGTGGCGGCCTTTGCCGTTCGCGGCGGCGCCCTTTGGTTCGGCTGGACCTTCCCGATCTACAAACACAAGCCCGGGCGGCATCCCGACGATGTGATGTGA
- the fabA gene encoding 3-hydroxyacyl-[acyl-carrier-protein] dehydratase FabA yields the protein MTTRQSSFSYEELIACAHGELFGPGNAQLPLPPMLMVHRITDISETGGAFDKGYLRAEYDVRPDDWYFPCHFEGNPIMPGCLGLDGMWQLTGFFLGWLGEEGRGMALSTGEVKFKGMVRPHTKLIEYGIDFKRVMRGRLVLGTADGWLKADGETIYQASDLRVGLSKDKTA from the coding sequence ATGACCACCAGACAGTCCAGCTTCTCGTATGAAGAACTCATCGCTTGCGCCCATGGCGAGCTGTTCGGACCCGGTAATGCGCAGCTGCCGCTGCCGCCCATGCTGATGGTTCACCGCATCACGGACATTTCCGAAACGGGCGGCGCCTTCGACAAGGGCTATCTCAGGGCCGAATACGATGTACGCCCCGACGACTGGTATTTTCCCTGCCATTTCGAAGGCAATCCGATCATGCCTGGCTGCCTCGGCCTCGACGGCATGTGGCAGCTGACCGGTTTCTTCCTGGGCTGGCTTGGCGAGGAAGGTCGCGGCATGGCGCTTTCAACCGGCGAAGTGAAATTCAAGGGCATGGTCCGGCCGCATACGAAGCTGATCGAATACGGCATCGACTTCAAGCGCGTCATGCGCGGTCGCCTCGTGCTCGGCACGGCCGATGGCTGGCTGAAGGCGGATGGCGAGACCATATACCAGGCGTCCGACCTTCGCGTCGGTCTATCGAAAGACAAGACCGCCTGA
- a CDS encoding YdcF family protein, with protein sequence MFVISKLVWIFAQPLSLAFLLVFFAFAAGLLRWHSSSVLGAMASALILFITLYTTAGNLLMQGLEQRFAKPAADPDSLQCMIVLGGAFENEVNTARHGIEFNPAADRFIEALRLAQKFPQSRILISGGDGSLSGIYEGDAAASERFFPLFGVSKDRLIEERQSRTTFENAVNTKEVLAGHGLSQCLLITSGFHMPRSVGIFRKLGIDIVPWPTDYRTDGQVRLNLDFTQPNLNAQNMATAVREWYGLVGYYLAGRTSELYPR encoded by the coding sequence TTGTTCGTCATTTCCAAGCTTGTCTGGATTTTTGCCCAGCCGCTGTCGCTGGCATTCCTTCTCGTCTTCTTCGCCTTTGCCGCCGGACTTCTGCGCTGGCACAGCTCAAGCGTCCTCGGCGCGATGGCTTCAGCCCTCATCCTCTTCATCACGCTCTACACCACGGCCGGCAACCTTCTGATGCAGGGGCTCGAGCAGCGCTTCGCCAAACCTGCCGCCGATCCCGACAGCCTGCAATGCATGATCGTGCTCGGCGGCGCCTTCGAAAACGAGGTGAATACGGCGCGCCACGGCATTGAATTCAATCCTGCCGCCGACCGCTTCATCGAAGCGCTGCGGCTCGCGCAGAAGTTTCCGCAGTCGCGCATTCTGATCTCGGGCGGCGACGGCTCACTCTCGGGCATTTACGAAGGCGATGCGGCGGCATCCGAGCGCTTCTTCCCGCTCTTCGGCGTCAGCAAGGATCGCCTGATCGAGGAGCGGCAATCGCGCACCACCTTCGAAAACGCCGTCAATACAAAAGAAGTCCTCGCGGGCCACGGCCTTTCCCAGTGCCTGCTGATCACCTCGGGCTTCCATATGCCGCGTTCCGTCGGCATCTTCCGTAAGCTCGGCATCGACATCGTGCCCTGGCCGACCGACTATCGCACCGACGGGCAGGTTCGGCTGAACCTGGATTTCACTCAGCCGAACCTCAACGCCCAGAATATGGCGACTGCGGTCCGCGAATGGTACGGCCTGGTCGGCTACTATCTCGCCGGCCGGACGTCGGAGCTTTATCCGCGCTAA
- the fabI gene encoding enoyl-ACP reductase FabI — protein sequence MTGIMQGKRGLIMGVANNHSIAWGISKALAAQGADLAFTYQGDALGKRVRPLAAEVGSDFVLPCDVEDITSVDAVVDALGERWGKLDFIVHAIGFSDKNELKGLYADTTRENFSRTMVISCFSFTEIAKRCAPLMEGSGAMLTLTYNGSTRVIPNYNVMGVAKAALEASVRYLAADYGPRGIRVNGISAGPIRTLAGAGISDARAILSWNQRNAPLRKTVTIDQVGSSALYLLSDLSAGVTGEIHFVDAGFNITSMPTLETLRNADVE from the coding sequence ATGACTGGAATCATGCAGGGTAAGCGCGGCCTCATCATGGGCGTCGCAAACAACCATTCGATTGCCTGGGGGATTTCAAAAGCGCTCGCCGCACAGGGGGCGGACCTCGCCTTCACCTATCAGGGCGATGCGCTCGGCAAGCGCGTCCGGCCGCTGGCCGCCGAAGTCGGCTCGGATTTCGTGCTGCCTTGCGACGTCGAGGACATCACTTCCGTCGATGCCGTGGTCGACGCGCTCGGCGAGCGCTGGGGCAAGCTCGATTTTATCGTCCATGCCATCGGCTTCTCGGACAAGAACGAGCTGAAGGGCCTCTACGCCGATACGACGCGGGAGAATTTCAGCCGCACCATGGTCATCTCCTGCTTCTCCTTCACCGAGATCGCCAAGCGCTGCGCTCCGCTGATGGAAGGCAGTGGCGCGATGCTGACACTGACCTATAACGGCTCGACGCGCGTCATTCCGAATTACAATGTCATGGGTGTCGCCAAGGCGGCGCTCGAGGCTTCGGTGCGTTATCTCGCTGCCGATTACGGCCCGCGCGGCATCCGCGTCAACGGCATTTCCGCCGGCCCGATCCGCACGCTGGCCGGCGCCGGAATTTCGGACGCGCGCGCGATCCTCTCCTGGAACCAGCGTAATGCGCCGCTGCGCAAGACCGTGACCATCGATCAGGTCGGCAGCTCGGCGCTCTACCTGCTCTCCGACCTCTCCGCCGGCGTCACCGGCGAAATCCACTTCGTCGATGCCGGCTTCAACATCACCTCGATGCCAACGCTGGAGACCCTGCGCAACGCCGACGTCGAATAA
- the pnp gene encoding polyribonucleotide nucleotidyltransferase, which produces MFDTHTVEIEWAGRPLKLETGKIARQADGAVLATYGETVVLATVVSAKAPKPGQDFFPLTVNYQEKTYAAGKIPGGYFKREGRPSENETLVSRLIDRPIRPLFPEGYKNDTQVVVTVVQHDLENNPDILSMIASSAALTLSGVPFMGPVGGARVGYINGEYVLNPHLDEMDESSLDLVVAGTYDAVLMVESEAKELPEDVMLGAVMFGHKGFQPVLDAIIKLAEVAAKEPRDFQPEDYSELEGEMLKHFEAELREAYKITQKADRYAAVDAVKAKVKAHFLPEEGEAKYTAEEVGAIFKHLQAKIVRWNILDTKSRIDGRDLETVRPIVSEVGLLPRTHGSALFTRGETQAIVVATLGTGEDEQYVDSLTGMYKERFLLHYNFPPFSVGETGRMGSPGRREIGHGKLAWRAIRPMLPSAEQFPYTLRVVSEITESNGSSSMATVCGTSLALMDAGVPLAKPVAGIAMGLILEGDRFAVLSDILGDEDHLGDMDFKVAGTADGITSLQMDIKIAGITEEIMKVALGQAKGGRAHILGEMAKAITESRGQLGEFAPRIEVMNIPVDKIREVIGSGGKVIREIVEKTGAKINIEDDGTVKIASSSGKEIEAARKWIHSIVAEPEIGQIYEGTVVKTADFGAFVNFFGARDGLVHISQLASERVAKTTDVVKEGDKVWVKLLGFDERGKVRLSMKVVDQATGQEIPNEKKKEEAAE; this is translated from the coding sequence ATGTTTGATACACACACAGTGGAAATCGAGTGGGCCGGCCGCCCGCTGAAGCTCGAAACCGGCAAGATCGCCCGTCAGGCCGACGGTGCGGTTCTCGCCACTTACGGCGAGACCGTCGTTCTTGCCACCGTCGTCTCTGCCAAGGCGCCGAAGCCCGGGCAGGACTTCTTTCCGCTCACCGTCAACTACCAGGAAAAGACCTATGCAGCCGGCAAGATCCCCGGCGGCTATTTCAAGCGTGAAGGCCGTCCGAGCGAAAACGAGACTCTCGTTTCCCGCCTGATCGACCGCCCGATCCGCCCGCTCTTCCCGGAAGGCTACAAGAACGACACCCAGGTCGTCGTCACCGTCGTCCAGCACGACCTTGAAAACAATCCTGACATCCTGTCCATGATCGCCTCTTCGGCGGCGCTGACGCTTTCCGGCGTTCCCTTCATGGGCCCGGTCGGCGGCGCGCGCGTCGGCTACATCAACGGCGAATATGTTCTCAACCCGCATCTCGACGAGATGGATGAGTCGAGCCTCGACCTCGTCGTCGCCGGCACCTACGACGCCGTGCTGATGGTCGAGTCCGAAGCCAAGGAACTGCCCGAAGACGTCATGCTCGGCGCCGTCATGTTCGGCCACAAAGGCTTCCAGCCGGTTCTCGACGCGATCATCAAGCTCGCCGAAGTCGCCGCCAAGGAGCCGCGCGACTTCCAACCGGAAGACTATTCCGAGCTCGAAGGCGAGATGCTGAAGCATTTCGAAGCAGAACTGCGCGAAGCTTACAAGATCACCCAGAAGGCTGACCGCTACGCCGCCGTCGACGCCGTCAAGGCAAAGGTCAAGGCGCATTTCCTCCCCGAGGAAGGCGAAGCCAAGTATACGGCCGAAGAAGTCGGCGCGATCTTCAAGCACCTGCAGGCCAAGATCGTCCGTTGGAACATCCTCGACACCAAGAGCCGCATCGACGGCCGCGACCTTGAAACCGTTCGTCCGATCGTTTCGGAAGTCGGCCTTCTGCCGCGCACGCATGGCTCGGCGCTCTTCACGCGCGGCGAAACGCAGGCGATCGTGGTTGCCACGCTCGGCACTGGAGAAGACGAGCAGTATGTCGACAGCCTGACCGGCATGTACAAGGAGCGCTTCCTGCTCCATTACAACTTCCCTCCCTTCTCGGTTGGTGAGACCGGCCGCATGGGGTCCCCGGGTCGCCGCGAGATCGGCCACGGCAAGCTCGCATGGCGTGCGATCCGTCCGATGCTGCCGTCGGCGGAGCAGTTCCCCTACACGCTGCGCGTCGTTTCCGAGATCACCGAATCCAACGGCTCGTCCTCGATGGCAACCGTCTGCGGCACGTCGCTGGCGTTGATGGATGCCGGTGTCCCGCTGGCGAAGCCGGTTGCTGGTATCGCCATGGGCCTGATCCTGGAAGGCGATCGCTTCGCCGTCCTCTCCGATATCCTCGGTGATGAAGATCATCTCGGCGACATGGACTTCAAGGTTGCCGGTACGGCCGATGGCATCACTTCGCTGCAGATGGACATCAAGATCGCCGGTATCACCGAGGAGATCATGAAGGTCGCTCTCGGCCAGGCCAAGGGCGGTCGCGCCCATATCCTCGGCGAAATGGCCAAGGCCATCACCGAAAGCCGCGGCCAGCTCGGCGAATTCGCTCCGCGCATCGAAGTGATGAACATCCCGGTCGACAAGATCCGCGAAGTCATCGGCTCCGGCGGCAAGGTCATCCGCGAAATCGTCGAAAAGACCGGCGCGAAGATCAACATCGAGGACGACGGCACCGTCAAGATCGCCTCCTCTTCCGGCAAGGAAATCGAAGCGGCGCGCAAGTGGATCCACTCGATCGTCGCCGAGCCTGAAATCGGCCAGATCTATGAGGGCACTGTCGTCAAGACCGCCGACTTCGGCGCCTTCGTCAACTTCTTCGGCGCCCGCGACGGCCTCGTTCATATTTCGCAGCTCGCTTCCGAGCGCGTCGCCAAGACGACTGACGTCGTCAAGGAAGGCGACAAGGTCTGGGTCAAGCTGCTCGGCTTCGACGAACGCGGCAAGGTTCGTCTGTCGATGAAGGTTGTCGACCAGGCCACCGGCCAGGAGATCCCGAACGAGAAGAAGAAGGAAGAAGCGGCCGAATAA
- a CDS encoding DUF2798 domain-containing protein, translating to MPKGKLPKRYNAIVMPLILSLLMTSVVSAISIVRAQGLTAAALAMWPSAWVLSWAIAFPVRLLVLPVVKRVTAAIVEM from the coding sequence ATGCCCAAAGGCAAACTCCCCAAGCGCTACAATGCGATCGTCATGCCGCTCATCCTCTCGCTGCTAATGACATCAGTCGTCTCCGCAATCAGCATCGTCAGAGCGCAAGGCCTGACCGCAGCTGCACTTGCCATGTGGCCATCCGCCTGGGTCCTCTCCTGGGCCATCGCCTTTCCGGTGCGGTTATTGGTGCTGCCGGTGGTGAAACGGGTGACGGCAGCGATCGTGGAGATGTGA